The following proteins come from a genomic window of Bactrocera tryoni isolate S06 chromosome 1, CSIRO_BtryS06_freeze2, whole genome shotgun sequence:
- the LOC120771711 gene encoding protein phosphatase Slingshot, giving the protein MSMALVTVQRSPSVTGSPPQCGSEGETEDDEGNRSEKSECFFAVKDTVLGLALKDVPAKTNERRASTDSAKSTNSTQSNNSDIQQHLQSMIDLLYPEETLKMAVKLESQRPNRTRYLVIVSRCCYRPTTTDRKNKIMRHNSTKANNAIASANIVTMRQSSADSIKRTPQQQQSQTESSSGGEESTDAQDKNYTSGSQSAKATQRQTIKSDTEKISASGDSKICEDGVEESCLLGIDCNERTTIGLVLPILADTTIHLDGDGGFSVSVYGKTHIFKPVSVQAMWSALQTLHKVSQKARENNFYPRGPSHDWTSFYDSHIESEQSCLNEWNAMDSIESRRPPSPDAIRNKPTAKEETESVIKMKLKEIMMSVDLDEVTSKYIRGRLEELLDMDLGEFKSFIDAEMLTILGQMDAPTEIFDHVYLGSEWNASNLEELQKNGIRHILNVTREIDNFFPGVFDYFNVRVYDDEKTNLLKHWDNTFRYITRAKSEGSKVLVHCKMGVSRSASVVIAYAMKAYNWEFKHALQHVKERRSCIKPNKNFLNQLETYRGMLDAMKNKEKLQRSKSETNLKSTKDARLLPGSEPTPLIQALNQSKSKSTGGHDDVSCGDNVVACTDGNILSGKSVGRSKVSAAINSGGTNEAKQRRLVRRSSSTSPQAVPHVPHMTVVIKQQSQSLENLTPERSVAEEPKNMRFPGSNGENYSVTQNQVRHIQKNVQPPPPPPPPPPSTISQHQLQQKKQKQQIASVRTRVQDLETHTNTRKTADDRRSLNLQFGRSVSHDTGTTVTRMEMLPCYGGDGTVQTEHSPVWTSSAKLITQTSNLKSAAEIGGGDEALVQNRSSMCSDTTNVSDDIANNVMDASPTEPTKEEQFKLDGRRHSRKTQSWTAISGTSDLSGGSRTGGIVLDRLNVLGAGTSASSCANSKLGSNSSIDSISSSVASSTTTTLEERVITRTHRHRDLPSRHASWGSGDTRSAVPVRNSSWSAYDSNRNSCQYGGGAILEGQIHELNINKSNKTATQIYQSGSMQYQHQHHVGTVKRTKQKLEQCGSTGNNHTLKKLCSENGERSSDETTVANSAKRIAKGAINLFRSASAAGSTRTRCPPYRCNSVEIVPGVTSTSTGGSNAGADVLACQMVMRRSDGSRPLHNDLFSASSAPESYTISDIENKNMLPPESDTVTTLISGVDEDEEIVLMRGNVGSGANITDQRISGTVQILKKSFEAKAGSGNSGSGATSGNVLQIQTAVLPAKKGHHSLPSSPVAQHADPHHSRQHNPQIALTADVTTTASTTHSLTAAPLCETETAPEMVDTTSSTINAITQSIFTPVSTASTTMSVASSSSSTSSTSSSMSDPYVDRNVKVLVHKYQTPTPIMPTSKQDCVVGSNPISSNMSFSSPSSSSSCSVPTTLASIASSTSHSKPRRHSYYESGGHASHKSISMGSSRTGGAIGGRLSHHEYSDGRPPPAPAKTTQSSHGNNSQPPLGDNAQQQPQLQQQQHQRRLQQHGRTHPLSRLTLPKQSFNTAAYNTM; this is encoded by the exons aaataaaattatgcgaCATAATTCGACAAAAGCGAACAATGCCATAGCATCGGCAAATATCGTTACTATGCGTCAATCGTCAGCGGATAGTATTAAACGAACGCCACAACAGCAGCAGTCACAAACGGAGTCAAGTAGTGGCGGTGAGGAGTCAACGGATGCTCAAGACAAAAATTACACCAGCGGATCTCAATCTGCGAAAGCAACTCAACGGCAGACCATAAAAAGTGATACAGAGAAAATCAGTGCCTCAGGCGATAGTAAAATTTGCGAGGATGGTGTCGAAGAATCCTGTCTACTGGGCATTGACTGTAACGAACGTACCACAATTGGACTTGTATTGCCTATACTTGCCGATACGACAATACATCTTGATGGTGATGG tgGTTTTAGCGTTTCAGTTTATGGTAAAACCCATATTTTTAAGCCTGTTTCTGTGCAAGCCATGTG gtCTGCATTACAAACATTACATAAAGTATCGCAAAAGGCTCGTGAGAATAATTTCTATCCGCGTGGACCATCGCACGATTGGACATCATTTTATGATAGCCATATCGAATCTGAACAGTCTTGCCTGAATGAGTGGAATGCTATGGACTCAATCGAAAGCCGACGTCCCCCTTCGCCAGATGCCATAAGAAACAA aCCAACAGCAAAGGAGGAAACGGAAAGTGTTATAAAAATGAAGTTGAAGGAAATAATGATGTCAGTGGATTTAGATGAGGTTACCTCAAAATATATACGTGGTCGACTTGAAGAactacttgatatggacttaGGCGAATTCAAGTCATTCATTGATGCGGAAATGTTAACCATCTTAGGTCAAATGGATGCGCCAACAGAAATTTTCGATCATGTCTATCTTGGTTCGGAATGGAATGCCAGCAACTTGGAGGAGTTGCAAAAAAATgg TATACGCCATATACTTAATGTAACTCGCGAGATCGACAATTTCTTCCCGGGTGTATTTGATTACTTTAATGTAAGAGTATATGATGATGAAAAAACGAATTTGTTGAAACACTGGGACAACACATTTCGTTACATAACTCGTGCCAAGTCGGAAGGCTCCAAAGTACTGGTACACTGTAAAATGGGTGTCAGCCGATCGGCATCAGTGGTAATCGCTTACGCCATGAAGGCATACAACTGGGAATTTAAACATGCACTGCAACACGTTAAAGAACGCCGTAGCTGCATAAAGCCGAATAAGAATTTCCTCAATCAATTGGAAACTTACCGCGGCATGTTGGATGCAATGAAGAATAAAGAAAAACTGCAGCGCAGTAAAAGTGAGACGAATTTGAAAAGCACAAAAGACGCGCGTCTTCTGCCTGGCAGTGAGCCCACACCACTCATACAGGCCCTAAATCAATCCAAATCGAAGTCAACCGGCGGTCATGATGATGTAAGCTGTGGTGATAACGTTGTGGCTTGTACCGATGGGAACATtttgagtggcaaaagtgttGGACGATCAAAAGTTTCAGCCGCCATTAATAGTGGCGGCACAAATGAAGCCAAGCAACGTCGCCTGGTGCGTCGGTCCAGTAGCACATCACCGCAGGCGGTGCCACACGTGCCACATATGACAGTAGTAATTAAACAGCAGAGTCAATCGTTGGAAAATCTAACGCCGGAACGAAGTGTAGCAGAGGAGCCGAAGAATATGCGTTTTCCCGGAAGTAATGGCGAAAATTATAGTGTTACGCAAAATCAAGTACGCCACATACAAAAGAATGTACAACCGCCGCCACCTCCACCGCCGCCGCCTCCTTCAACCATTTCCCAACATCAGTTAcaacaaaagaaacagaaacAACAAATAGCATCTGTACGTACTCGTGTACAGGATCTcgaaacacatacaaatacacgtAAGACGGCCGACGATCGTAGATCTCTTAACTTGCAATTCGGTCGCTCGGTTTCGCACGATACTGGCACAACAGTAACACGTATGGAAATGTTACCTTGTTATGGCGGCGACGGCACAGTGCAAACTGAGCACAGCCCCGTTTGGACATCGTCTGCAAAACTCATAACACAGACATCCAACCTGAAATCTGCTGCCGAAATTGGAGGTGGCGACGAGGCACTTGTTCAGAATAGATCAAGTATGTGTTCCGACACCACAAATGTAAGTGATGATATTGCAAATAATGTAATGGATGCATCTCCCACTGAGCCTACAAAAGAGGAGCAATTCAAATTGGACGGCAGACGTCATAGCCGCAAAACTCAGTCCTGGACTGCAATCAGTGGTACAAGTGACTTGAGTGGTGGCAGCAGAACCGGTGGTATTGTTTTAGATCGTCTCAACGTTCTGGGTGCAGGTACGAGTGCCAGCAGTTGTGCTAACAGCAAATTGGGCTCTAATAGCAGTATTGATTCGATCTCATCGAGCGTCGCATCTTCGACGACTACCACATTAGAGGAGCGAGTGATAACTCGAACCCATAGGCATCGGGATTTGCCCTCACGACATGCCTCTTGGGGTTCAGGAGATACGAGAAGCGCTGTACCAGTACGAAATAGTTCCTGGTCAGCATATGACAGCAATCGCAACTCCTGCCAATATGGCGGCGGGGCAATACTCGAAGGGCAAATACATGAACTTAACATCAATAAGAGCAATAAGACTGCCACACAAATTTACCAGAGTGGATCGATGCAATATCAGCATCAACACCATGTGGGAACGGTGAAGCGCACTAAACAGAAATTGGAACAATGCGGTAGCACTGGCAACAATCATACGCTAAAGAAATTGTGTTCAGAAAATGGTGAGCGTTCGTCTGATGAAACCACAGTAGCCAACAGTGCAAAGCGCATCGCCAAAGGTGCAATTAATTTGTTTCGAAGTGCTTCAGCTGCCGGTTCGACACGCACCCGTTGTCCTCCATATCGCTGCAACAGCGTCGAAATTGTACCCGGGGTTACAAGTACTTCAACTGGCGGTAGCAATGCCGGTGCGGACGTATTAGCATGCCAGATGGTTATGCGTCGAAGTGACGGCAGCCGGCCGCTCCACAATGACTTATTTTCAGCTTCCTCTGCTCCCGAATCGTACACAATATCCGATATagagaataaaaatatgttaccACCTGAATCTGACACAGTCACAACTCTAATATCCGGCGTAGACGAAGATGAGGAGATCGTATTAATGCGAGGAAATGTTGGCAGTGGTGCTAACATCACTGATCAACGTATCTCCGGTACTGTGCAAATactcaaaaaaagttttgaggCCAAAGCGGGCAGTGGTAATAGTGGCAGCGGTGCCACTAGTGGAAATgtattacaaatacaaacagcAGTCTTGCCTGCGAAGAAAGGTCATCACTCATTGCCTTCTTCACCAGTGGCGCAGCATGCGGATCCACATCATTCCCGCCAACACAATCCGCAAATTGCATTGACTGCAGACGTTACAACAACAGCTTCTACAACGCACAGTCTCACCGCAGCACCACTCTGTGAGACTGAAACAGCTCCTGAAATGGTTGATACGACATCAAGCACTATAAACGCAATAACGCAGTCTATATTTACGCCCGTCTCTACTGCATCCACGACAATGTCAGTAGCATCGTCGTCTTCGTCTACATCGTCGACATCATCGAGCATGTCTGATCCATATGTTGACCGCAACGTTAAGGTGCTGGTGCATAAATACCAAACGCCAACTCCGATCATGCCCACAAGCAAACAAGATTGCGTTGTGGGCTCTAACCCAATATCTTCAAATATGTCCTTCTCATCTCCTTCATCCTCCTCCTCATGTTCAGTACCAACAACACTAGCGTCGATTGCTAGTTCCACCAGTCATTCGAAACCCCGCCGTCATTCCTATTATGAAAGTGGTGGTCATGCGTCGCACAAATCTATATCGATGGGTAGTAGTAGAACTGGCGGCGCTATTGGCGGTCGTTTGTCACACCACGAGTATAGTGATGGCAGGCCGCCTCCTGCACCAGCTAAGACCACTCAATCATCGCATGGCAACAATTCTCAGCCACCTTTGGGAGACAATGCCCAACAGCAACCACAactacagcagcaacaacatcagcgTCGTTTACAACAGCATGGCCGCACGCATCCACTCAGCCGGCTAACGTTACCAAAACAGAGCTTCAATACAGCCGCTTACAATACCATGTAA
- the LOC120767075 gene encoding oxysterol-binding protein 1, producing the protein MSDMLLNKPTPERSVAGSKDPEMKGWLMKWTNYIKGYQRRWFVLSRGVLSYYRSQAEMNHTCRGTISLHGALIHTVDSCTFVISNGGTQTFHIKAANEVERQSWVTALELAKAKAIRTMETEEEEEVETSHVVPSQEINTVMAELTGRLESLRTCYDLITKHGIALQRALSELESNDEESLASRTKIVNERATLFRITCNAMINACNDYLRSAESQGHKWSKMVEHEREQRQRLEEMVEMLAKQQTRLEQAAHTAAQHNKPLAIANESAASPNAVTSDDENEFFDAEENNGVFGENSPNEASGFVMTLPSKSSTHKGEDVEDGSFVMKLQKTRSNSEEQTHHSSSSENEELKLTESEPQQVVVISKKSSIISQKSISKHNNGNQQNQKVAQLPKTNRQRRTRVPDKPNHPLNLWSVMKNCIGKELSKIPMPVNFNEPLSMLQRLTEDYEYADLLDAAARCTDECEQLAYVAAFTITSYATTTNRTGKPFNPLLGETFECDRMDDLGWRVLAEQVSHHPPMAALHCEGREWTCWQEFTMTSKFRGKYLQVIPLGSAYVNFPATGHKYTWRKVTTTINNIIVGKLWVDQHGDMEIRGLNAASGLTCHLKYIAYSYFSREQQRRVKGVIMDRNKEVKWVLRGTWDASIEIAPVLSTSGSTDSPVYQTGGYKTVWTRRMQAPDSDKFYNFTTLAAQLNEPEEGVAPTDSRLRPDQRLMEDGKWDESNREKLRLEEKQRRKRRERESEAEAAANEGRPYQPYEPLWFRREKEEGSDNLVHVFNESYWKHKQDQDWSQCPDIF; encoded by the exons ATGTCGGACATGCTTCTTAATAAACCGACTCCTGAACGGAGTGTCGCAGGAAGTAAAGACCCGGAAATGAAAGGTTGGCTTATGAAGTGGACCAACTATATTAAAGGTTATCAACGACGTTGGTTTGTCCTATCAAGAGGTGTTTTGAGTTATTATCGCAGCCAAGCTGAAATGAATCACACATGTCGCGGTACTATATCGCTTCACGGTGCTCTTATACACACAGTGGATTCGTGCACTTTTGTTATCTCAAATGGTGGTACACAAACGTTTCATATTAAAGCTGCCAATGAGGTAGAACGACAATCTTGGGTTACGGCTTTGGAATTAGCCAAAGCAAAAGCAATACGTACTATGGAAACCGAGGAAGAGGAGGAAGTTGAAACGTCACATGTGGTACCTAGCCAAGAAATCAACACAGTGATGGCAGAGCTAACAGGTCGTCTTGAGAGTTTGCGCACCTGTTACGATTTAATTACTAAACATGGCATTGCTTTACAGAGAGCACTAAGTGAGTTAGAGTCGAATGACGAAGAGTCACTTGCCAGTCGCACAAAGATTGTTAATGAGCGGGCTACGCTGTTTCGTATTACATGCAATGCAATGATTAATGCATGTAACGATTACCTACGCAGTGCTGAGTCGCAAGGCCATAAGTGGTCGAAAATGGTTGAGCACGAAAGAGAGCAACGACAACGGCTGGAAGAAATGGTTGAAATGTTAGCCAAACAGCAAACTCGCCTCGAACAGGCAGCACACACAGCCGCGCAACATAATAAACCGCTAGCAATAGCAAACGAAAGTGCAGCTTCACCAAATGCTGTTACATCTGACGACGAAAACGAATTTTTTGACGCAGAAGAGAACAACGGAGTATTCGGCGAAAATTCACCGAATGAAGCTAGTGGATTTGTAATGACATTGCCTTCAAAAAGTAGTACTCATAAAGGGGAGGATGTTGAAGATGGATCATTTGTTATGAAACTACAAAAAACACGCTCTAACTCAGAGGAACAAACACACCATAGCAGTTCTTCAGAAAATGAAGAACTTAAACTAACCGAATCCGAGCCTCAGCAAGTTGTTGTTATAAGCAAAAAAAGTAGCATTATATCTCAAAAAAGTATCTCCAAACACAATAATGGAAACCAGCAAAATCAAAAGGTCGCACAACTACCTAAGACAAATCGGCAACGACGTACGCGCGTACCAGATAAACCCAATCATCCACTTAATCTATGGTCGGTAATGAAAAATTGCATCGGTAAAGAACTTTCGAAAATTCCAATGCCAGTTAATTTTAATGAGCCTTTGTCAATGCTTCAACGACTTACGGAAGATTATGAATATGCCGATTTGTTGGACGCAGCTGCACGTTGTACAGATGAATGTGAACAGTTGGCATATGTGGCGGCCTTTACAATTACTAGCTATGCAACAACGACAAATCGGACTGGCAAACCTTTCAATCCACTTTTAGGTGAGACGTTTGAATGTGATCGCATGGATGACCTTGGATGGCGGGTCCTCGCTGAACAGGTTTCACATCATCCACCAATGGCTGCTTTACATTGCGAGGGGCGTGAATGGACCTGCTGGCAGGAATTCACAATGACAAGCAAATTTCGCGGAAAATATCTGCAG GTCATACCGCTTGGGAGCGCATACGTAAATTTCCCCGCAACTGGTCATAAATACACGTGGCGTAAAGTAACGACGACCATTAATAATATTATCGTTGGAAAATTATGGGTCGATCAACATGGCGACATGGAAATCAGAGGACTCAATGCAGCATCCGGTCTCACATGTCATCTTAAATACATTGCATATTCATACTTTTCACGCGAGCAACAGCGTCGCGTAAAGGGCGTGATCATGGATCGGAATAAAGAAGTCAAATGGGTGTTGCGTGGCACTTGGGATGCTTCTATCGAAATTGCGCCTGTACTTTCAACTTCCGGTTCCACTGATAGTCCAGTTTACCAAACCGGTGGTTACAAAACAGTGTGGACACGACGAATGCAGGCACCAGATAGTGACAAGTTCTACAACTTTACAACGTTGGCAGCCCAATTGAATGAACCCGAAGAGGGAGTTGCACCTACCGACTCACGTCTTCGTCCCGATCAACGTTTGATGGAAGATGGGAAATGGGATGAGAGTAATCGTGAAAAGCTGCGACTGGAGGAGAAGCAACGTAGAAAGCGGCGAGAACGCGAATCGGAAGCAGAAGCTGCAGCAAACGAGGGTCGTCCATATCAGCCATATGAACCGTTATGGTTTAGACGAGAAAAGGAAGAGGGTAGTGATAATTTGGTGCATGTTTTTAATGAATCCTATTGGAAGCACAAGCAAGAT